One genomic region from Ammospiza caudacuta isolate bAmmCau1 chromosome 1, bAmmCau1.pri, whole genome shotgun sequence encodes:
- the LRRC3B gene encoding leucine-rich repeat-containing protein 3B: MHLVDLWLTRSLSMCLLLQSFVLMILCFHSASMCPKGCLCSHSGGLNVSCSNANLKEIPRDLPSETVLLYLDSNQITSIPNEIFKDLHQLRVLNLSKNGIEFIDEHAFKGVAETLQTLDLSDNRIKSVHKNAFNNLKARARIANNPWHCDCTLQQVLRSMASNYETANNVICKTSVLDEHAGRPFLNAANDADLCNIPKKTTDYAMLVTMFGWFTMVISYVVYYVRQNQEDARRHLEYLKSLPSRQKKPDEADDISTVV, from the coding sequence ATGCATTTGGTAGACCTGTGGTTAACTCGTTCCCTCTCCATGTGTCTGCTCTTACAAAGTTTTGTCCTCATGATACTGTGCTTTCATTCTGCCAGTATGTGCCCAAAAGGCTGCCTCTGTTCCCACTCCGGAGGTCTGAACGTCAGCTGTAGCAATGCAAACCTCAAGGAGATACCCAGAGATCTTCCTTCAGAAACAGTCTTACTTTATTTGGACTCCAATCAGATAACATCTATCCCCAACGAAATTTTTAAGGACTTGCACCAATTGAGAGTACTCAATTTATCAAAAAACGGGATTGAGTTTATCGATGAACATGCCTTTAAAGGGGTGGCAGAAACCTTGCAGACTCTGGATTTGTCCGACAACCGGATTAAAAGCGTGCACAAAAACGCTTTCAACAACCTGAAGGCCAGGGCCAGAATTGCCAACAACCCCTGGCACTGTGACTGCACGCTGCAGCAGGTGCTGCGGAGCATGGCCTCCAACTACGAGACGGCCAACAACGTCATCTGCAAGACTTCTGTGCTGGACGAGCACGCGGGGAGGCCCTTCCTCAACGCTGCCAACGACGCCGACCTCTGCAACATCCCTAAAAAGACTACTGACTACGCCATGCTGGTCACCATGTTTGGCTGGTTCACCATGGTGATCTCCTACGTGGTTTATTACGTGCGACAGAACCAGGAGGATGCAAGGAGGCACCTGGAGTACTTGAAATCCCTGCCAAGCAGGCAAAAGAAACCAGATGAAGCCGATGACATTAGCACTGTGGTATAG